A window of the Fusobacterium sp. JB019 genome harbors these coding sequences:
- a CDS encoding RnfABCDGE type electron transport complex subunit B, giving the protein MGSEILIAMVILGVTGLAMGLFLAFASKKFEVKVDERVTKITECLPGANCGGCGFPGCGGYADAVVNKGAKPNLCAPGGAGVSEKVAEIMGMKVEASTGDKIVAKVLCQGNTKNANTKYNFRGEIQTCAAANIYANGEKACSYACLGLGDCVKVCPVGAIKVVDGIASIDEEKCVSCGACKNTCPKGVIEMLPQKKLVTVKCSSKDKGVDARKNCKVACIGCGMCAKACPKDAIIIENNLAKIDPEKCINCGLCELKCPTNAIVNLRFESGHGVRKKPAPKKPASKKEEVKAENKK; this is encoded by the coding sequence ATGGGTAGTGAAATTTTAATAGCTATGGTAATTCTTGGTGTAACAGGACTTGCAATGGGGCTATTCTTAGCTTTTGCCTCTAAAAAATTTGAGGTTAAAGTAGATGAAAGAGTTACAAAAATAACAGAATGTTTACCAGGAGCAAACTGTGGTGGTTGCGGATTCCCTGGTTGTGGAGGATATGCAGATGCAGTAGTTAACAAAGGAGCTAAGCCAAATTTATGTGCTCCTGGTGGTGCTGGAGTATCTGAAAAAGTAGCAGAAATTATGGGAATGAAAGTTGAAGCTTCAACTGGAGATAAAATAGTAGCTAAAGTTCTTTGTCAGGGAAATACAAAGAATGCGAATACTAAATATAATTTCAGAGGAGAAATACAAACTTGTGCAGCGGCAAATATTTATGCAAATGGAGAAAAAGCATGTTCATATGCATGTTTAGGATTAGGAGATTGTGTAAAAGTTTGTCCAGTAGGTGCTATAAAGGTTGTAGATGGAATAGCTAGTATAGATGAAGAAAAATGTGTATCTTGTGGTGCATGTAAGAATACTTGTCCTAAAGGAGTTATTGAAATGTTACCTCAAAAAAAATTGGTAACTGTAAAATGTTCATCTAAGGACAAAGGTGTGGATGCTAGGAAAAATTGTAAGGTAGCATGTATTGGTTGTGGAATGTGTGCAAAGGCATGTCCTAAGGATGCGATTATAATAGAGAATAATTTAGCAAAAATAGATCCTGAAAAGTGTATAAATTGTGGTTTATGTGAGCTAAAATGTCCGACTAATGCAATTGTTAACTTAAGATTTGAAAGTGGTCACGGAGTAAGAAAAAAGCCAGCGCCTAAAAAGCCAGCATCTAAAAAAGAAGAAGTTAAAGCAGAAAATAAAAAATAG
- the rsxA gene encoding electron transport complex subunit RsxA — protein MDFGKLFSIIITSIFIQNYVFGRVLGICPYMGVSKKVESSIGMGMAIVFVISLSSAITWIIYQYMLVPFGLEYLQTIMFILIIASLVQFVEMAIQKLSPNLYNALGVYLPLITTNCCVLGVAILNIQEGYNFIETVVNGAGAAIGFTLALVLLAGIRERMEYSDIPAPFKGVPIAFLAASFLAIAFMGFSGMKI, from the coding sequence ATGGATTTCGGAAAATTATTTAGTATAATTATAACTTCAATCTTTATTCAAAACTATGTTTTTGGTAGAGTATTAGGGATTTGTCCTTATATGGGAGTTTCTAAAAAAGTAGAATCATCTATTGGGATGGGAATGGCAATTGTATTTGTAATTTCATTATCATCCGCGATAACATGGATTATATATCAATATATGTTAGTACCTTTTGGTTTAGAATATCTACAAACAATAATGTTTATATTAATCATTGCTTCTTTAGTTCAATTTGTAGAAATGGCAATTCAAAAATTATCGCCTAATTTATATAATGCTCTAGGGGTTTATTTACCATTAATAACAACAAATTGTTGTGTATTAGGGGTTGCAATATTAAATATACAAGAAGGATATAATTTTATAGAAACAGTAGTAAACGGAGCAGGAGCAGCAATTGGTTTTACATTAGCTTTAGTATTACTTGCAGGAATAAGAGAAAGAATGGAATATTCAGATATTCCAGCACCTTTCAAAGGTGTTCCAATAGCATTTTTAGCAGCAAGCTTTTTGGCAATTGCATTTATGGGATTTAGTGGAATGAAAATATAA
- the rpsJ gene encoding 30S ribosomal protein S10 yields MSSKLRIYLKAYDHMLLDQSAKKIAEVAQKSGAEIAGPMPLPTRIKKYTVLRSVHVNKDSREQFEMRVHRRMVEIKNSTQKTISSLTAVNLPAGVGIEIKQA; encoded by the coding sequence ATGTCTAGCAAATTAAGAATCTATTTAAAAGCTTATGATCACATGTTATTAGATCAATCAGCTAAAAAAATAGCGGAGGTAGCACAAAAGTCAGGAGCTGAGATAGCAGGGCCAATGCCACTACCTACAAGAATAAAAAAATACACTGTATTAAGATCAGTACATGTAAATAAAGATTCAAGAGAGCAATTTGAGATGAGAGTTCACAGAAGAATGGTAGAAATAAAAAATTCTACTCAAAAAACTATATCATCATTAACAGCTGTAAATTTACCAGCTGGAGTTGGAATCGAGATTAAACAAGCGTAA
- a CDS encoding electron transport complex subunit E: MAKNRLSIVINGLVKENPVFVLLLGLCPTLGTTTSAINGMSMGLATTAVLVCSNFLISSVKKFIPDKVRIPAFIMVIASLVTVVQMMMEAYTPGIYKVLGLFIPLIVVNCIVLGRAESFASKNGVFDSLLDGLGSGLGFTLALTILGSIREILGNGSLFNISLFPASWQPALIFILPPGGFMTIAFVIAFQNYLKQKKEA; the protein is encoded by the coding sequence ATGGCTAAAAATAGATTAAGTATAGTTATAAATGGATTAGTAAAAGAAAATCCAGTATTTGTTTTATTACTAGGGTTATGTCCAACACTAGGAACAACAACTTCTGCAATTAACGGTATGTCTATGGGACTTGCTACAACAGCTGTTTTAGTGTGTTCGAATTTTTTAATATCATCAGTAAAGAAATTTATACCAGATAAGGTAAGAATTCCAGCGTTCATTATGGTAATAGCCTCTTTAGTTACTGTTGTTCAAATGATGATGGAAGCATATACTCCTGGAATTTATAAAGTTCTAGGTTTGTTTATACCTCTGATAGTTGTTAACTGTATAGTTTTAGGAAGAGCTGAAAGTTTTGCTTCTAAAAATGGAGTTTTTGACTCGTTATTAGATGGATTAGGGTCAGGTCTTGGATTTACATTAGCTTTAACAATATTAGGATCAATTAGAGAAATTCTAGGAAATGGATCATTATTCAATATTTCTCTTTTCCCAGCTAGCTGGCAACCAGCATTAATATTCATATTACCTCCTGGAGGATTTATGACTATAGCTTTTGTTATTGCTTTTCAAAACTATTTAAAACAAAAGAAGGAGGCATAG